Genomic window (Bacteroidota bacterium):
ATATACAGGAAAAACTGGAGTGGGTGCGCCCCGTCCTCACCGATCCCTCGATTCCGAAAATTGCACAGAACGGGAAATTTGATCTGCTGATTCTGGAACGGTTTGGGTTAACGGTCACGCCGTTTTCCTTTGACACGATGATTGCCGCCTTTGTTTTAAACTCGAACCAGCCGGTTGGCATGGATGATCTGGCCGAAAAGTACCTGAATTACCGGCCGGTTCCCATTACCGATCTGATCGGATCGGGGAAAAACCAGCTTTCCATGAAAAACATTGCGGTCGAGAAGGTGGCCGACTATGCGGCCGAAGATGCCGATATCACCCTTCAGCTTTATCAGGTCTTTGAACCCGACCTGCGCGCCACCGGAACGCTTGGTTATTGCGAAAAAGTCGATTTCCCGCTGGTGCCGGTTCTGACCACCATGGAACGGCTTGGGGTAAAAATTGACACGGACTTTCTGAAGTCGCTTTCACAGGACATGACCGGGAAACTGCTCGACTTCAGGGAACAGATTTTTCAGGCGGCCGGATTTGAATTCAACGTCAATTCACCCAAACAGCTTTCCGATGTGCTGTTTAATAAACTCGGACTCCCTCCGTCGAAAAAAACCCAGACCGGTTTTTCCACCGATCAGTCGGTGCTGGAAGGATTGCGGTTTGCACATCCCATCATTGAAAGCATTCTGAATTTCAGGCAGGTTGATAAACTTAAGGGAACCTATGTCGATGCCCTGCCAACCATGGTCAACCCGGAAACCGGCCGGGTCCATTCCACGTTTTCACAAACCATTGCGGCCACTGGCCGGTTGTCCTCCAATAACCCCAATCTTCAGAACATTCCCATCCGCACCGATCTGGGACGGGAAATCAGAAAAGCGTTTATTCCCGGAGAAGAGGGTTGGGTGATTCTTTCTGCCGATTATTCCCAGATCGAATTAAGAATTGTGGCAGCAGTAGCGGGTGATGAGGCCATGACATCCACGTTTAAGGCCGGAATCGATATTCACACCGGCACGGCCGCCCGGGTTTTTGGGGTGGATCCGTCTGCGGTGACCCGAGACATGCGCCGGAAGGCCAAAGAAGTCAATTTCGGGATCATCTACGGTATTTCTGCTTTTGGTCTGGCCAACCGGCTGGGCATCCCGCAGGGAGAAGCCCGTGACATCATCAACCGGTATTTTACCACCTATCCGAAAATAAAGCAGTACATGGAAACCATTGTCGGCCGCGCAAAAGCCGATGGCTATGTCGAAACACTTCTTGGCCGGCGACGGTACCTTCCCGACATCCGTTCGGGCAACCGAACGGTGCAGCAGATGGCCGAGCGGATGGCAATCAATTCACCCATTCAGGGAACGGCAGCTGATCTGATCAAACTGGCCATGATCGATATTGACCGGTGGCTGAAGAGCACCCCATCGCTAAAAACCAGGATGATTCTGCAGGTACATGACGAATTGGTTTTTGAAGTGCCCGAAAGTGAAGTGGATCTGGTGAAACCAGAAATTATCGGTCGGATGGAATCGGCGTTTCAGTTACCGGTTCCGCTGGTGGTCGAGGCAGGAACCGGCGCCAACTGGCTGGATGCGCATT
Coding sequences:
- the polA gene encoding DNA polymerase I, translated to MNMKTLYLIDGMALVYRSYYALLQANLKSQTDEPTGAVYGFTATLMKLLDDHKPDHIAVVFDTAAPTFRHEKFAAYKAQRPPMPEDMKPQIGYIKEVVKGFDIPVLEIDGFEADDLIGTLAVKAAEEGVRVRMVTPDKDYMQLVTDRIGILRPTSKNDSGFEEIDHQAVADKFGVSPDQVIEVLGLMGDSADNVPGVPGIGEKTAIKLIQEHGSIANAIAAAKANPKGKVMEKLVEFEQLAYDCRELVTIDTRVPIDLDWHRLKVTAPKTQDLIRLFQHLNFRTFRQKLETAGQTGETGDLFSDGSAVQDGKKTIQTEEHDYQIVRDPVHLKAYLNQRPTGAPLCFDLETDQLDPLLARPVGIALSVKAGTGIYMPVNADSGADIQEKLEWVRPVLTDPSIPKIAQNGKFDLLILERFGLTVTPFSFDTMIAAFVLNSNQPVGMDDLAEKYLNYRPVPITDLIGSGKNQLSMKNIAVEKVADYAAEDADITLQLYQVFEPDLRATGTLGYCEKVDFPLVPVLTTMERLGVKIDTDFLKSLSQDMTGKLLDFREQIFQAAGFEFNVNSPKQLSDVLFNKLGLPPSKKTQTGFSTDQSVLEGLRFAHPIIESILNFRQVDKLKGTYVDALPTMVNPETGRVHSTFSQTIAATGRLSSNNPNLQNIPIRTDLGREIRKAFIPGEEGWVILSADYSQIELRIVAAVAGDEAMTSTFKAGIDIHTGTAARVFGVDPSAVTRDMRRKAKEVNFGIIYGISAFGLANRLGIPQGEARDIINRYFTTYPKIKQYMETIVGRAKADGYVETLLGRRRYLPDIRSGNRTVQQMAERMAINSPIQGTAADLIKLAMIDIDRWLKSTPSLKTRMILQVHDELVFEVPESEVDLVKPEIIGRMESAFQLPVPLVVEAGTGANWLDAH